CCGGGATTTCCAGTTGTTCGCTGAGGGTTTTCGCCGCGGCCTGGCACTGGCGCATCACTTCTTCAGCGGCTGCCTGGCTCTGGAGTTTTTCAGCTTCCTGAACGTCAAAGACGCGCACCTGGACATCCCAGCCCATCAGGCGGGAGGTGAGGCGGGCGTTCTGGCCCCTGCGGCCGATGGCCTTGGAGAGGTCCTTGTCGTCCTGGACGATGACGAAGACTCTCTTGGCGTCTTCGTCCACGGTGATTTCCCGGGGCTCCACGGGGCTGAGGGCCTCCCGGACGAATTCGACGGGGTCTTCCGTCCATTCCAGGATGTCCACCTTTTCATTGTTGAGTTCCCGGACAATGTTTTTAACGCGGGCTCCGCGCATGCCCACGCATGCTCCCACGGGGTCCACCTTGTCGTCGTGGCTGATGACGGCCACCTTGGTGCGATAGCCGGCTTCGCGGGCGATGCCGTGGATTTCCACCGTCTGGTCCCCGATTTCCACCACTTCCGATTCAAAGAGGCGGCGCACCAGGTTCGGGTGGCTGCGGGAAAGGATGACTTCCGGTCCGCGGCCTTCCGTGCGCACTTCCACCACGTAGAAGCGCATGCGGTCGCCTACGCTGTAGTCTTCGTTGGGCACGCGCTCGCGGGAGGTCATGACGCCCTCGAATTTTCCGAGGTCCACGAAGATGTCCCCTTTCTCAAAGCGGCGGATGGTGCCCGTGACCAGATCGCCGGCACGGTCCTTGAACTCGTCGTACAGCATTTCCTTTTCGGCATCCAGCAGTTTCTGGAGCATCGTCTGGCGTGCGGTCTGCACGGCGATGCGGCCGAAGCCCTTGGGGGTGATGTTGGTGGCCAGCAGGTCGTGCAGGACGGCATTCTGGTCCAGCTTGACGGCCAGGGAGAGGGGGATCTGGTTGAATTTGTCCTTGTATTCTTCGTCCGGAACTACTTCCAGATCAGCAAAAATGCGCACTTTGCCCTTGTCCACGTTGATTTCAGCCCGGAGGTAGTTGATGGAGCCGGAGCCGGGGACCATTTTGCGGTAGGCGGACAGGAAGGCAGATTCCAGAGCGAGGAGAATTTTTTCACGGGAGAGCCCTTTTTCCCTCTCGTAGTAGTCGATCAAAGCTTTAATGTCGTTTGTCATGAGCGTAGAGATGTGTGATGGATAGACAAAAAAGAGCGGGTCGACAGACCCACTCTCGAGTGCCTCTCGGGGTGTTTGCCTATCTAAGTAAGCATGGCCCCTGCCGGTTGGCAAGAAAAAACACTTGTTCCGTGCGACATGCAAGATACTGGGGATGATTCCGGAAGAAGGGTTTGCACGGAGGGACGCAACAGGGGCGCCGAAGGGGAGTTTGAGGGCTTGACGGGAAGGGGAAAAACGGGAAGTATGCCCGCATGAAACTCGTTTCTTGGAACGTGAACGGATTGCGCGCGATTCTGGGCAAGGGGCTGGGAGAAGCCGCGGATGCGCTTGGGGCGGACATTCTCTGCCTTCAGGAGATCAAGGCGCGTCCGGAACAGGTGGATGATTTGTGGCTGTCTTCCTGGCCGTACCAGCTCTGGAATCCGGCGGAAAAGGCGGGTTATTCCGGAGTGCTGGTTCTCAGCCGCGTGAAGCCCCTGTCTACGTCCACAGGCATCGGCTGGCCGGAACACGACCGGGAAGGGCGCGTGTGCACCATGGAGTTCGAGCAGTTTTACCTGGTCAACTGCTATACGCCCAATTCCCAGAGCGAACTGGCAAGGCTTCCCTACCGGCAGCAGTGGGATCAGGCGTTCCGCAATTACGTGGCCGGCCTGGCGGCCGTCAAGCCGGTCGTTTTCTGCGGCGATTTGAACGTGGCCCATCAGGAGATCGACATCGCGCGGCCCAAGGACAACCGTTTCTCCGCCGGGTTCACCGACGAAGAACGCTCCGGGTTCACGCAGTTGCTGAAAGCCGGATTTACCGATACGTTCCGCCTGCTGCATCCGGAGGAATCGTCCTGGTACAGCTGGTGGTCGTACCGCGGGGGCGCGCGTGCCCGGAACATCGGCTGGCGCATTGATTATTTCTGCGTTTCCGATTCTCTGGCTCCCAGGGTGAAGAGCGCGGCCATCCATATGGACGTGATGGGTTCCGACCATTGCCCCGTAAGCCTGGAGATTGACTGCTGAGAAAAAACACGATACGAGAATTTCAACATGATGCAGCAGGAATTGCCATTGCTGGTGGTTGCCACGCGCAACGCCCATAAAACCGGGGAAATCCGTGCCATGCTGGCCGGGAAATGGGAGGTAAGGGACCTTTCCGACTATCCCCAGGCTCCTCCCGTGGAAGAAACCGGCGTTACGTTTACGGAAAACGCCACGCTCAAGGCCGTCTCCGCCTCCAAATGCATTCCCGGCATTGTCCTGGCGGACGATTCCGGGCTGGAGGTGGATGTTCTGGGTGGCCGTCCGGGCGTCTGGTCCTCTTCCTTTGGGGGAGAGGAAGGCAATCATGAGCGGAACAACCGCCGTATGCTGGAAGAATTGCGGAAGGCCGGAGTGCGCCCGGGAGACAAGCCTGCCGCGCGCTTCCGCTGTGTGATGGTTTTGGCCCGCGAAGACGCGGTACTGGCGGAATTTTCCGGCTCTGTAGAAGGGCACATGCTGACGGAATTGACCGGGGAAGGGGGGTTTGGATATGATCCCCTGTTTGTGCCGGAAGGGTATGGGCAGAGTTTCGCCCAGCTCCCCATGGAGGTGAAGAATTCCATGTCCCACCGGGGCCGTGCGCTGGCGCAGGTGGTGGAGTGGATGCGCCGGGCGTGAGAAAAGCAGTTTCTTGAACATGTCCCGGTCTCCGTCCGCCTTTCGTGAGGGCTGAGGGATGTCAATCCAGCCTGAATGCGCAGATTTGGAACGGTGCGGGCGTGGAAGTGTTCAGAAGCTGGTATTTGCCTGTTCTCCACAAGTGATGGGGAAGCCGGGAAAGGAGTTGTTCCACGGCGGCGGCCTCCGTGTTTCCTCCCTCGTGGCCCGGATAGCACATGACGCTGAGGATTCCGTTGGGGGCTGTCAGGTTCACGGCCTGTTCCAGGGCCGCCAGAGTGGAATCCGTACGGGTGATGAGGTTCCTGTCCCCGCCGGGCAGGTAGCCCAGGTTGAACATGATTGCTTTGACCGGGCCGCGGACCAGTTCCGCGAGGCGCGAGTGGCTGGCCAGATGGAAACAGACGGCATCCGTAAGCAGCCCCTCTTCCCTCAGGCGTTCCCTGGCGGAGCGTAACGCCTCTTCCTGAATGTCGAAGGCGTGCACTTTCCCTCCCGGGCCGACCAGGCGTGCCAGAAACGCAGTATCGTGCCCGTTTCCCGCTGTGGCGTCCACCACCGTGTCTCCGGGCAGGACGAGACGGCTGATCCAGTCGTGCGCGCAGGTCATGGGCCGACTGAGCAGGGAACACTTCATGACCGGGTTTTATAGGAGCCCGGCGTGTATGACAATTAGTTTGTGAATTTCCCGCAGGGAAAATGATTGACAGGTTGTTTTTCCATTTTCCGTATGATAAGGTAGGCACTAAGGCATCGGAAATGCTCCGTTGCCGGAAAGATGAACATTTGACTTTGCACCAATATGACTGACAGACGTACATTTTTGAAGGGAACCGCCGCCGTGGGCGCTTTAGCGGCCATTACGGACATGGAAACCCTCTTCGCCCAGGAGGCGTCCCCCCAGGCGGCTTCCGGCATTCCCGACCTCGTTGCCGTCCGCAACGGGACTCGCGCGGAAATGGTTAAAAAGGCCGTGGAAACGCTCGGCGGCATGCAGGCATTCGTGAAGCCGGGCCAGACCGTGGTGATCAAGCCGAACATCGGCTGGAACAAGGCGCCGGAGTTCGGGTCCAACACCCACCCGGAAACCGTCGCCACGCTGGTGGAATTGTGCAAGCAGGCCGGCGCGAAGGAAGTGAAGGTTTTTGACCACTGCTGCCATAATGGCGCGTATGAAGGCAGCGGTGTGAAAGAGGCCGTGGAAAAAGCCGGAGGCGTGATGGTGGACGGCGGCAATGAAGGGCAATACGTTCAGACGGAAAACCCGAAGGCCAAAAAATTCACTTCAGCCAAGGTGCACAAGGCCGTTCTGGAAGCGGACGTTTATATCACCTGCCCTCCGCTCAAGCACCACAGCGGATCTGAAATGACCGCCTGCATGAAGAACGTCATGGGCACCGTATGGGACCGCGGCGCCATGCATAAGAACGACTTGCACCAGTGCATTGCGGATGCCGTGTATTTCCGCAAACCGGACCTGTGCGTGCTGGACGCCTATATGCCCATGGTGCGCAACGGTCCCGTAGGCAAGGACACGAACGATCTGGTGGAGCGCAAGACTCTGCTTGCCTCCCGCGATATCGTGGCGATTGATTCTGCGGGCGCGGCCCTGCTGAACAAGGCGGGCAAGATCCGCCATGTATTGCTGGGAGAGGAAATGGGGCTGGGAACGGCGGACCTCACCAAGCTCAATATCCGCCGCATCAACATGGCCTGATATTTTTTCCGTCCGTCCGCAAATATTGCGGACGGACGCCAACTTTTCGCTGCGGGCGGTGTTTCATAGATTGGTATGTCAATTATCAAAGCTTTTTTTGTGAGTCCGTTGAAGTGGCTCCGCGTAACCGTGGCCGTCATTTTCTTCGTGGGGATTGCCTATGCTTTCCTGCGCGGCATTCCCGCGTGGAATGTACCGAATATGACTGGAGGCGGGGAGGGGATGGAAGATTCCTTTGCGCTGGCGCAGTGGCAGTTTGTCCCTTCCGTGCTGGGGACGTTGAACTGGGTGGGTGTTTCCGTGGCCGCTCTGGCCATTCTGCTGGCCCTGACCTTGCTTTTCGGCCGCGTTTATTGCTCGTTCCTCTGTCCCCTGGGCATTTTGCAGGACATTGTGTTCAGGATACGCAGATGGATCAGACCGAAAGTTTTTTTGAAATTTTCCCGGCCGGTGCCGTGGGTGCGGTATATCATTCTGGCGGCGCTGGTCGTCTGCTGCGTGACCGGTTTTGCCGGGTTGACGCTCAATTGGCTGGACCCGTACAGCATTTTCGGGCGCATCATGTACGCGCTTGCATGGCCTGCCGCCGTCTGGGGCAACAACCTGCTCGCGGCGGACAGCGCTTCCGCGGACCTGGTCCGCATGGACTATTATCCCGTCGCGCTTCCCGCCTTGCTGGCTTCCGCCGGGATGCTCGGGCTGGTGGTCGTCATGAGCGCCTGGAAGGGGCGTTTGTATTGCAACACGGTGTGTCCCGTGGGCGCTCTGCTGGGGCTCCTTTCCCGCGTTTCTCTTTTCCGGCTGGGTTTTGATCCCGCATCCTGCAGAAAGTGCGGCAAGTGCATCAAATCCTGCAAGGCCCAGTGCCTGAATCTCAAGGAATACCGGATAGACGCCTCCCGTTGCGTGGCGTGCTACGATTGCGTGCGCGCCTGTGATGAGGGAGGAATCCGCTACCGCTGGTTCACCAGGGCCCGGAGATTGATTCCTGCCAAAAAGGAAAGGAAAGAGGCTTCTTCCCGTCCTTCGGCGGTAGCGTCTTCTCCCGTTGTCGTGAAAAGTTCCCGCCGTGAATTCCTGGGGGCTACCGCTGCCGGGCTTGCCGGCGCCGCCCTGTCGGGATGCCGCGGGGACGCCGCCCAGAGACTGGACCCCACCCAGTGCGTTCTTCCGCCCGGAGCCGGTTCCCTGGAACGGTTTCTGGACGTATGCACCGGCTGCCAGATGTGCATTGCCAGCTGTCCCACCCACGTACTCCAGCCCGCCTATTTCCAGTTGGGCATCAAGGGATTCATGAAGCCCCGGATGGATTTCAGCACCAAGTACTGCCTTTACGACTGCCACCGCTGCGCGGAAGTGTGCCCTACCGGAGCTATCCGCAAGCTCCCCATTACCGCGGAAAAGGATGCGACGGAAATCACGAAGGACACCACGCGCATTGCCGTGGCCCAGTTTTACGTGTGCCGCTGCCTGGTCAGGAGGGAGGACATGGACTGCGGCGCCTGTACGGAACATTGTCCTACCAAGGCGCTTTACACGGTGCCCTACATCGGGCGCGACGGCCAGGAACACCGCCTGCCGAAGCTGGACCCCTCCCTGTGCATCGGCTGCGGGGCGTGTGAACACGCCTGCCCCGTTACGACGGAAAAGCCGGAGGAACGCGTACGGGTAGGCCCCTGCAATTTGTGCGAGGAAAAGTGCGAATTCAAGAAGCGGGAAGCGGTGCCCCCGAGAGCCATCGTGGTGCGGGCCGTGAATCCCCAGCAGAAGGCCGTAAAGAAATTTGAGGAAAAAGCCGTGGACCCGGTGGGCGATACGGATTTCCCGTTCTGATGCGGTTGCAGTAGGGCGGCACTTGGGCCTTGTTCATTTATCCGTTGTTTTTCGTGGTTTGTTCTCCTATCCGGCAGGAGAGGATGAAAGGCATGATGTCCCCGCGCCATGTCCCTGCTTGTGCTTTTGCGGAGAGGGGTGTAAAATGGGCCGTGTGATTAATTATTAATATTAAAGTCCATGAGTGTTTTGGAATTCATCTTGCGGCACATGATGGTTTTTTTGGAGGACATCCTGATGAAGGTTTTCCTTATTTCTCCCTTCTACCCGGAGGAATGGAGCCTGATGCGTGTGATCAACACGTTTTTGCTGTGGTGTGCGCTGATATTCCTGGTATGCGGGGTATTGCTGGAATGGTTTTCCTTTTGGGTGGCGGCAGGGATTTTTCTGGCCGGGTACTTGATCCGGCTGGCCGTAGGGAAAATGTTGGAATGAAGTATTCTTCTTCCTGCGGGGGCCGTTTTTTCAAACCTTCTTTTCCAGAAACGCCATGACGGTGCTTCCGGTATTCCGCGTGTACAGCTTTTCGTAACCCAGTTTGCCGTACAAGTGCAGGGTTTCCGGAGTTTCCTCCGACGTGAACAGGAGGTACCGGGAAGCTTTTCCCTGAAAGTATTCTTCCAGCGCCTGCATGAGCTGCCGCCCGATTCCCCGGTTCCGGCAGTACGGGTCCACAATCAGCCTGCCCACATGGCAGGTGCCGGAGGCATCCAGACTTCCTCTGACCGAACCAATGATATGCCCGTTTTCCGTATATTTGTAAAATACGGCATTCTGCTCTTCTTCCAGCAATTGTTCAATGGTTTGTTCCAGCGGAGGCAGACTGGCAGCGTTCAGGCGCTGCGCAACTTCTCCGAAGGCCCGGAGCTGGAGGTCCAGGATTTCCGGAAGATCGTCTTTTACCGCCCGGCTGATCATAAGACCATGATGCCTCCGTCAGGGCGGGGAAGCGAGGAAAAAAGGTCCGGTCTTTTTCTTCCGATTCAATCTGGAGGTGGTCATGAAACTCTTTTTCCGGAGTCCCGGCGCCCTGGGGATCCGTGAAAAAAGGACACTGCAGGAATCACAAGTAGCTCTGAAGGACAGGGAGGGAGTGCAGGGAGGATGCTTTCCGGCGCAGAGGCCGCAAATCCACAACATGAGGGTAGTCAGGTGTTTCGCCATCCGGGGCGGAACCTTTTCAAAATAACAAGTTTGCGTATGGATTTAGGATGAGGAGGAATAGGCCCGATTTTCCTTGATGATGTAGAGACTGATGGGATAAGGTAGATGTATTATGTTGCAGGCGGACGGCATTACGTACGAGATAGAGACCCAGGACGGTCCTTTGAAATTGCTGGACAATGTGAGCTTTAATGTGCCCAAGGGGCATTTCATGGCGGTCGTGGGGCCGTCCGGCTGCGGAAAGACCACGTTGTTGAAGGCCATTGCGGGCATGATTGCGGAGACGGACGGCCGTTTTTTCTGGAATGGGCATGATTTGGCGGAAGAGGATTTTGAACCGACGGAAATCGGGTTCGTCCCCCAGTTCAGCATTGCCTATGACCAGTTGAGCGTGGATGAAAATGTGGAGAGCGCCGCCAAGCTCCGCTGCAAGTTCGAGTCCCTTGACGATCTGGACGACAGCATTGACAACGCCCTGGAGGTAACGGGCATGGAGGGGATTGCAGACAGAGACGTCAAGATTCTTTCCGGGGGACAGAAGCGGCGCCTGGCGCTGGCCATGGAACTGGTGTCCAATCCCCGGCTCCTGATTTGCGACGAGGTGACCTCCGGCCTGGACCCGCGGTCCGAGCACGATATCGTGAACCTTCTGCATGAGGTTTCCCGTTCCGACGGGCGCATCGTCATTTCCGTTACGCACAGCCTGGCTCATCTGGACAGGTATGATTCCATCCTGGTCATGCATCAGGGATGCGTTGCCTACCACGGTTCCCCCAAGACGATCCTGCATTACTTCGGCGTTTCCGCGCTGGAGGAGATTTACCCCAAGCTTCAGGACCGGAACGGGGTTTCCTGGTGCCGTTCCTGGGCCAAGCACCGGGAGTCCTATTACGCCCGGCTGGAAAAGGAACGGGAGCAGAAGATGCTTTCCGGAGAGTTGCCGGATCCGAATGCCGGTCCCACAGACGAACAGAAGGAAGGGACCTCGACTCCTGCCGGAGAGGCGGATGGGGAAGGGATTTCTTCTGAACGCGCTTCCTCTGGAAAGGAAACTGCCGCCGCATCTGAGACCGGGGAGGAAGCCATTCCGGAAGTGCCCGGGTTCTTCACCCAGTTTTTCTGCCTGCTGGGGCGCCGGTGGCGCATTTTCTTCCGCGACCGCTCCCAGCTTGTCCTTCAACTGGTGATGGTGCTGTTGTTTCCCATACTGGTAGCCATGTTCACGGACAAGGGAACCGGGCAAATCGTGGGGCTTTCCGCCACGCAGGACGTGCAGACGCTGCAGAAGGATATTGAGGCGCAGCAGTTGAACATGAAGACCGGTTCCGCCGTTTCCGGCATCATCATGTTTGAGGTGATCCTGCTGGGGCTGATGGGGTCCAACAACGCCGCAAGAGAGGTAGCCGGGGAACGGGCCATCATGGAGAAGGAGAAATACGCTGGCATGCGGCCATCTTCCTATCTGGCGAGCAAGCTGGCGTATTTGAGCGTGCTGGTGCTGGTGCAGTCCGTGTGGATGTTCGCCTTTGTGGATTTCTTCTGGGACCGGGGCGGCAGCCTGACGCATTTGTTTTTCCTGATACTGGCCAATGCCGCCATGACGTTTGTCTGCCTGGGCATTTCCTCCCTGGCCAAGAGCGCGGACCAGGCCTCCCTGCTGAGCATTTACCTGGTAGGCTTCCAGCTTCCCCTGTCAGGGGCGGTATTGGCTCTCCCGGAGCAGGTGGAAAGCTTCATCCGGCCGTTTATTTCCGCGTACTGGTCCTGGTCCGGAAGCATTTCCGCACTGAAGCCGGACGTGTACAACGCGGTCAAGAATGTGCTGGATACGGGACTGACTCCGGCCCTGATCTGCTATATCGTTCTCGGCGCGCATGTTGCATGCGGCATCGCCGCCTCCTACATCGGCATCCGCCGTTCCAGTTGGGAACTGTAATTTAATGCGTGCAATCGCTGCGTGTTCGTTATACATTTTCTCGACAAGAGATTATGGCGAGACGACGTGCAGCGAAAAAGAAGAGTTCATCATCATCTGCTCCGATGCTGGTCATCGGGGCGGTGGTTCTTGTGCTGGCGCTTGTCATCGGCTATGCCGTGACGCGCTCCAGCAACAAGGCCCAGGCGGGATCCGACATCCCGCTGGATATTCTGGCGATGAACGCCTCCCAGCTTTCCAACAACAATTACGTGCTGGACGGCACCGTGATTGACCGTTTTCCCCGCGGCGAATCGGAATTGATTTCCTTTTTGTACAAGGATGCGTCCGGACGGGAATACATTATTCCCATCTGCGTTTCCGCAGAAGCCAGAAATGGACTGAACATCAACAGAGACCAGCAATACAGAATAGAATTCCGGGTGGAGGATATCAACCCGAACGTGCGCGGCGTGTGTATGGCTACCTCCATCCTGCCTAAATAACCCGAGCTTTTTCGATCCATGAAATACTGCTTTCTTCTGACCTTGGCCTGTACGTTTCCTGCAATGGGGCAGATGATGTACAATCCTCCGGCAACGGGAGGAACCCCCGCTCCTGCGTCTCCACAGCCGGCCAATCCATCCGGCTCCATTCAGCCCAACGCCTACCAGCCGGGCAGCCAGGGGGATGCCAAATCCCTGTACGGCAACGAACTGCCGTTTCTGAATCCTCAGGACGGCACGGTAACCATCAACGGGCAGACCCTGAACATGGGCAGCTTCCGGGAAATTGAGGCCCGCTTCAATAAGTACCTGAGCCAGCCGGAGGAGAATACGGAGGATGCCCGTGAGTACCAGAAGATTTTCAACAAGATTCACGATGTGCTTTCCATGCGCAAGGAAAGGCTGGCGGCGGACAATGTTCTGCGGCAGGTGGTGGACCTGCTGACCGCCGCTTCCAGCAATCCGCTGGACGGCGGTGTTTCCGACGCTCTGTGCCAGGCCATCTATACCGCATGGCAGGCCAAGACCAACGGGAAGAACAAGGGAAAGATGATGGACGCGATGGAACGCGAAATCCGTACCAATACCCAGAAAATGAGCTTGATGGAAAGCGGTGTGACGACGTCCTCCGGTTCTGCCTCCAACCAGAAGGGGGGCAAGAAGGGGAATTCCGATTCCAATCCGGCGCGGGACAATCCGCGCTACAAGTATTTGGAAAAGCGCGTGGTGGAGATGCAGGCCCGCAAGCTGAAACTGGAAACCGAGCAGGTGCTTACCGTAACGGAAGCCAAAATCGTGTTCCAGTCCACACTCGTTCAGTTGTTTGCCCAGCGCCGTTTTGACCATGTGTCCATCGGTTGCGGCGTGTACAGCCGCCTGTTCAATGACGGCGATACGAAACTGCGCCTGGAGAAGGGGTCCGATGCCGCCAAGATGTTCGGAGGTACGCTGGGCGTACCCCCTACCGTGTCTGTCCTGGACAATCTTTCCCGGGAATTGGCGCGGGATTCGGACCGCCACATGAAGGCCGTGAACAATCTGGTGGATTCTCACCATTACGTGGATGCCCTGGAGCGGTTGAATGAAGCTCTCCTGATCGGCGAATTCATGGCACCCGTCAGTACGTTCCCGTATGAGAAGAAGCAGAAGCTGTATGCGTTCAAGCGGGATGTGGAGAAACTTTTTGAGCTGATGAACGGCAAGGATTACGAGGAAGCCCTCACACTGGTGGAGGACCTCAAGAAGACTTCCCGGGATTTCAGCACGGGCCGGGCGGAATCCGCCATCAGCGCCGCTGTGTTCGCCAGCGACGCCTATATCGCCCAGGGACAGGAAGCCCTTGCCAAGGGGGACCGCGCCAAGCTGGAGGAATGCCTGAAGAAGGCCATTGAGATCTGGCCCAAGAATCCGCGCCTGCTCCCCCTGCGCAATGCCATGATGGCCGCAGGCCAGCAGTCCCATGCCCTGGAGGATTTC
This genomic stretch from Akkermansia biwaensis harbors:
- the nusA gene encoding transcription termination factor NusA, with amino-acid sequence MTNDIKALIDYYEREKGLSREKILLALESAFLSAYRKMVPGSGSINYLRAEINVDKGKVRIFADLEVVPDEEYKDKFNQIPLSLAVKLDQNAVLHDLLATNITPKGFGRIAVQTARQTMLQKLLDAEKEMLYDEFKDRAGDLVTGTIRRFEKGDIFVDLGKFEGVMTSRERVPNEDYSVGDRMRFYVVEVRTEGRGPEVILSRSHPNLVRRLFESEVVEIGDQTVEIHGIAREAGYRTKVAVISHDDKVDPVGACVGMRGARVKNIVRELNNEKVDILEWTEDPVEFVREALSPVEPREITVDEDAKRVFVIVQDDKDLSKAIGRRGQNARLTSRLMGWDVQVRVFDVQEAEKLQSQAAAEEVMRQCQAAAKTLSEQLEIPEETAMGLVTMGGTDLVALTGFEASDIAESMGIPAEEAAQILDKARDLISQ
- a CDS encoding exodeoxyribonuclease III; its protein translation is MKLVSWNVNGLRAILGKGLGEAADALGADILCLQEIKARPEQVDDLWLSSWPYQLWNPAEKAGYSGVLVLSRVKPLSTSTGIGWPEHDREGRVCTMEFEQFYLVNCYTPNSQSELARLPYRQQWDQAFRNYVAGLAAVKPVVFCGDLNVAHQEIDIARPKDNRFSAGFTDEERSGFTQLLKAGFTDTFRLLHPEESSWYSWWSYRGGARARNIGWRIDYFCVSDSLAPRVKSAAIHMDVMGSDHCPVSLEIDC
- a CDS encoding non-canonical purine NTP pyrophosphatase, with amino-acid sequence MMQQELPLLVVATRNAHKTGEIRAMLAGKWEVRDLSDYPQAPPVEETGVTFTENATLKAVSASKCIPGIVLADDSGLEVDVLGGRPGVWSSSFGGEEGNHERNNRRMLEELRKAGVRPGDKPAARFRCVMVLAREDAVLAEFSGSVEGHMLTELTGEGGFGYDPLFVPEGYGQSFAQLPMEVKNSMSHRGRALAQVVEWMRRA
- a CDS encoding class I SAM-dependent methyltransferase, whose amino-acid sequence is MKCSLLSRPMTCAHDWISRLVLPGDTVVDATAGNGHDTAFLARLVGPGGKVHAFDIQEEALRSARERLREEGLLTDAVCFHLASHSRLAELVRGPVKAIMFNLGYLPGGDRNLITRTDSTLAALEQAVNLTAPNGILSVMCYPGHEGGNTEAAAVEQLLSRLPHHLWRTGKYQLLNTSTPAPFQICAFRLD
- a CDS encoding DUF362 domain-containing protein, whose amino-acid sequence is MTDRRTFLKGTAAVGALAAITDMETLFAQEASPQAASGIPDLVAVRNGTRAEMVKKAVETLGGMQAFVKPGQTVVIKPNIGWNKAPEFGSNTHPETVATLVELCKQAGAKEVKVFDHCCHNGAYEGSGVKEAVEKAGGVMVDGGNEGQYVQTENPKAKKFTSAKVHKAVLEADVYITCPPLKHHSGSEMTACMKNVMGTVWDRGAMHKNDLHQCIADAVYFRKPDLCVLDAYMPMVRNGPVGKDTNDLVERKTLLASRDIVAIDSAGAALLNKAGKIRHVLLGEEMGLGTADLTKLNIRRINMA
- a CDS encoding 4Fe-4S dicluster domain-containing protein; the protein is MSIIKAFFVSPLKWLRVTVAVIFFVGIAYAFLRGIPAWNVPNMTGGGEGMEDSFALAQWQFVPSVLGTLNWVGVSVAALAILLALTLLFGRVYCSFLCPLGILQDIVFRIRRWIRPKVFLKFSRPVPWVRYIILAALVVCCVTGFAGLTLNWLDPYSIFGRIMYALAWPAAVWGNNLLAADSASADLVRMDYYPVALPALLASAGMLGLVVVMSAWKGRLYCNTVCPVGALLGLLSRVSLFRLGFDPASCRKCGKCIKSCKAQCLNLKEYRIDASRCVACYDCVRACDEGGIRYRWFTRARRLIPAKKERKEASSRPSAVASSPVVVKSSRREFLGATAAGLAGAALSGCRGDAAQRLDPTQCVLPPGAGSLERFLDVCTGCQMCIASCPTHVLQPAYFQLGIKGFMKPRMDFSTKYCLYDCHRCAEVCPTGAIRKLPITAEKDATEITKDTTRIAVAQFYVCRCLVRREDMDCGACTEHCPTKALYTVPYIGRDGQEHRLPKLDPSLCIGCGACEHACPVTTEKPEERVRVGPCNLCEEKCEFKKREAVPPRAIVVRAVNPQQKAVKKFEEKAVDPVGDTDFPF
- a CDS encoding GNAT family N-acetyltransferase; amino-acid sequence: MISRAVKDDLPEILDLQLRAFGEVAQRLNAASLPPLEQTIEQLLEEEQNAVFYKYTENGHIIGSVRGSLDASGTCHVGRLIVDPYCRNRGIGRQLMQALEEYFQGKASRYLLFTSEETPETLHLYGKLGYEKLYTRNTGSTVMAFLEKKV
- a CDS encoding ATP-binding cassette domain-containing protein; this encodes MLQADGITYEIETQDGPLKLLDNVSFNVPKGHFMAVVGPSGCGKTTLLKAIAGMIAETDGRFFWNGHDLAEEDFEPTEIGFVPQFSIAYDQLSVDENVESAAKLRCKFESLDDLDDSIDNALEVTGMEGIADRDVKILSGGQKRRLALAMELVSNPRLLICDEVTSGLDPRSEHDIVNLLHEVSRSDGRIVISVTHSLAHLDRYDSILVMHQGCVAYHGSPKTILHYFGVSALEEIYPKLQDRNGVSWCRSWAKHRESYYARLEKEREQKMLSGELPDPNAGPTDEQKEGTSTPAGEADGEGISSERASSGKETAAASETGEEAIPEVPGFFTQFFCLLGRRWRIFFRDRSQLVLQLVMVLLFPILVAMFTDKGTGQIVGLSATQDVQTLQKDIEAQQLNMKTGSAVSGIIMFEVILLGLMGSNNAAREVAGERAIMEKEKYAGMRPSSYLASKLAYLSVLVLVQSVWMFAFVDFFWDRGGSLTHLFFLILANAAMTFVCLGISSLAKSADQASLLSIYLVGFQLPLSGAVLALPEQVESFIRPFISAYWSWSGSISALKPDVYNAVKNVLDTGLTPALICYIVLGAHVACGIAASYIGIRRSSWEL
- a CDS encoding tetratricopeptide repeat protein translates to MKYCFLLTLACTFPAMGQMMYNPPATGGTPAPASPQPANPSGSIQPNAYQPGSQGDAKSLYGNELPFLNPQDGTVTINGQTLNMGSFREIEARFNKYLSQPEENTEDAREYQKIFNKIHDVLSMRKERLAADNVLRQVVDLLTAASSNPLDGGVSDALCQAIYTAWQAKTNGKNKGKMMDAMEREIRTNTQKMSLMESGVTTSSGSASNQKGGKKGNSDSNPARDNPRYKYLEKRVVEMQARKLKLETEQVLTVTEAKIVFQSTLVQLFAQRRFDHVSIGCGVYSRLFNDGDTKLRLEKGSDAAKMFGGTLGVPPTVSVLDNLSRELARDSDRHMKAVNNLVDSHHYVDALERLNEALLIGEFMAPVSTFPYEKKQKLYAFKRDVEKLFELMNGKDYEEALTLVEDLKKTSRDFSTGRAESAISAAVFASDAYIAQGQEALAKGDRAKLEECLKKAIEIWPKNPRLLPLRNAMMAAGQQSHALEDFKRFHKNKNYRRIFDNQHEFAVLVKDDPELQAQFVDDLAKMAVIERALGAARQREAMQDVYGAWEELQQLRLRDQELFVNDQELNSQYLDLTTKASRLVKLLDDAENARNAKEVGSALGKYMEAKKLYLHSRFAKEGIESLLDEVLPLK